One Desulfobacterales bacterium DNA window includes the following coding sequences:
- a CDS encoding Smr/MutS family protein, producing MKNDLKKLFGGMARVTEGALPAKPVKKKKKKIASPSKPKPRVEPKATDQAEEDFASLFAVPDEKPVHFIEAVEDTLKEEEFSELAREKQERDTQPGVSLEHYPPPQENLDLHGFTGDQAEMRVESFIIAARRRCLRTLRIITGKGRHSPGRTAVLPGIVAAKVRELKERGLVAGMRPEKKGGALLVYLTD from the coding sequence ATGAAGAATGATCTGAAAAAACTGTTCGGCGGCATGGCCCGGGTCACCGAAGGCGCGCTGCCTGCCAAGCCGGTCAAAAAAAAGAAGAAAAAAATTGCGTCTCCGTCAAAGCCGAAACCTCGGGTCGAGCCGAAGGCAACCGATCAGGCTGAAGAGGATTTCGCCTCCCTGTTTGCCGTGCCGGACGAGAAGCCGGTGCATTTCATCGAGGCGGTGGAGGATACTCTGAAGGAGGAAGAGTTTTCCGAACTCGCCCGGGAGAAACAGGAGCGGGATACGCAACCCGGGGTGTCGTTGGAACACTACCCGCCGCCCCAGGAGAATCTTGATCTCCACGGCTTTACCGGCGACCAGGCGGAGATGCGTGTCGAGTCCTTTATCATCGCTGCCCGGCGCCGTTGCCTCCGCACCCTGCGGATCATCACCGGCAAGGGGCGCCATTCCCCGGGCCGGACCGCGGTGCTGCCCGGTATTGTGGCCGCCAAGGTGCGGGAGCTGAAGGAGCGCGGCCTGGTTGCAGGGATGCGCCCTGAAAAGAAGGGCGGCGCGTTATTGGTCTATCTTACCGACTAA